A section of the Pochonia chlamydosporia 170 chromosome 2, whole genome shotgun sequence genome encodes:
- a CDS encoding adenosine kinase (similar to Botrytis cinerea B05.10 XP_001555048.1) — MAAAKEYGLLCLENPLLDIQAVGDQALLDKYGLKANDAILAEEQHLPLYEDLLNNFDAKLIAGGAAQNSARGAQYILPPNSVVYLGGAGDDKYSAIMKDAVDAAGLRVEYRVDPDKKTGRCGVVITGHNRSLCTDLGAANHYDLDHLKKPEIWKLVENADVYYIGGYHFTVCPPAIMELAKQAAENNKIFVLSLSAPFIPQFFKDPVDASAPYWDYVIGNETEAAAYAESHDLPSKEPKDVCKHLANLPKENGKRKRIAIVTQGTEPTLVAVQGEDAVKEFPVHAITKEQINDTNGAGDAFAGGLLAGIMQGKDLATSIDMGQWLARLSIQELGPS, encoded by the exons atggctgctgcaaaggaatACGGTCTTCTCTGCCTCGAGAACCCTCTTCTCG ATATCCAAGCTGTTGGCGACCAGGCCCTTCTCGACAAGTATGGACTCAAGGCCAATGATGCCATCCTGGCCGAGGAGCAGCACCTCCCTCTGTACGAGGATCTGCTCAACAACTTCGATGCCAAGCtgattgctggtggtgccGCCCAAAACTCTGCCCGTGGTGCCCAGTACATCCTGCCCCCCAACAGCGTCGTCTACCTCGGCGGTGCTGGCGATGACAAGTACTCCGCCATCATGAAGGATGCCGTCGACGCTGCTGGCCTTCGCGTCGAGTACCGCGTCGACCCCGACAAGAAGACTGGTCGTTGCGGTGTTGTCATCACCGGCCACAACCGAAGCTTGTGCACTGATCTCGGCGCCGCCAACCACTACGATCTCGACCACTTGAAGAAGCCTGAGATCTGGAAGCTCGTTGAGAATGCCGATGTGTACTACATTGGTGGTTACCACTTCACAG TCTGCCCTCCCGCCATTATGGAGCTCGCGAAGCAGGCTGCCGAGAATAACAAGATCTTTGTTTTGTCTCTCTCTGCTCCCTTCATCCCCCAGTTCTTCAAGGACCCCGTCGACGCCTCCGCCCCTTACTGGGACTACGTCATTGGCAATGAGACCGAGGCCGCTGCTTACGCCGAATCGCACGACCTGCCTTCCAAGGAGCCCAAGGACGTTTGCAAGCACCTCGCCAACCTGCCCAAGGAGAACGGCAAGAGAAAGCGAATTGCCATTGTCACACAAGGCACCGAGCCTACCCTCGTTGCCGTCCAGGGCGAGGACGCCGTTAAGGAATTCCCTGtccacgccatcaccaaggagCAGATCAATGATACCAACGGCGCTGGcgatgcctttgctggcGGTCTGTTGGCCGGTATCATGCAGGGCAAGGACCTTGCTACTTCTATCGACATGGGTCAGTGGCTCGCCAGACTGAGCATTCAGGAACTTGGACCTTCGTAA
- a CDS encoding 60S ribosomal protein L2 (similar to Metarhizium acridum CQMa 102 XP_007809468.1) has translation MGRVIRNQRKGRGSIFTANTRLNKAPAKFRTLDYAERHGYVRGVVKDIIHDPGRGAPLAKVSFRHPYKYKQVSETFIANEGMYTGQFIYAGKKAALTVGNVLPLGEMPEGTVVSNVEEKIGDRGSLGRTSGAYITVIGHNPDEGKTRIKLPSGAKKVVHSSTRGMIGIVAGGGRTDKPLLKASRAKHKFAVKRNSWPKTRGVAMNPVDHPHGGGNHQHIGKASTISRYAAQGQKAGLIAARRTGLLRGTQKTKE, from the exons ATGGGTAGAGTTATTCGCAACCAGCGCAAGGGCCGTGGATCTATTTTCA CGGCCAACACGCGCTTGAACAAGGCCCCCGCCAAGTTCCGCACTCTCGATTACGCTGAGCGTCATGGCTACGTCCGTGGTGTAGTCAAGGATATCATCCACGACCCTG GTCGTGGTGCTCCTCTCGCCAAGGTTTCTTTCCGCCACCCCTACAAGTACAAGCAGGTCTCCGAGACCTTCATTGCCAACGAGGGCATGTACACCGGCCAGTTCATCTACGCCGGAAAGAAGGCTGCTTTGACCGTCGGCAACGTCCTGCCCCTCGGTGAGATGCCCGAAGGTACCGTCGTTTCCAACGTCGAGGAGAAGATCGGTGACCGTGGTTCTCTGGGCCGTACCTCCGGTGCCTATATCACCGTCATTGGCCACAACCCCGACGAGGGCAAGACCCGTATCAAGCTGCCCTCTGGTGCCAAGAAGGTCGTCCACTCTAGCACTCGTGGCATGATCGGTATTGTTGCCGGTGGTGGTCGTACCGACAAGCCTCTCCTGAAGGCCTCTCGCGCCAAGCACAAGTTCGCCGTCAAGCGTAACAGCTGGCCCAAGACTCGTGGTGTTGCCATGAACCCTGTGGACCATCCTCATGGTGGT GGTAACCACCAGCACATTGGTAAGGCGTCTACCATCTCCCGATACGCCGCTCAGGGTCAAAAGGCCGGTCTCATCGCTGCCAGAAGGACGGGTCTGTTGCGTGGTACTCAAAAGACAAAGGAGTAG
- a CDS encoding eukaryotic peptide chain release factor subunit 1 (similar to Aspergillus terreus NIH2624 XP_001218086.1) produces the protein MSDAQANEAERNIEIWKIKKLIKRLEAARGNGTSMISLIIPPKDQVSRAAKMLAEEYGTASNIKSRVNRQSVLSAITSTQNRLKLYNKVPPNGLVIYCGEILTQEGKERKVNIDFEPFKPINTSLYLCDNKFHTEALAELLESDQKFGFIIMDGNGALFGTLSGNTRDIVHKFSVDLPKKHGRGGQSALRFARLREEKRHNYVRKVAELAVQNFITNDKVNVAGIVLAGSADFKNDLNASDMFDNRLQTKVIKVVDVSYGGENGFNQAIELSSETLGNVKFIQEKKLIGKYFEEISQDTGKVCYGIDDTLKALELGAIETLIIFENLEITRWVLKDSNGEEVILHFSKQQEQANRDKFLDSATGQEKEIVSQESFLEWIAEHYKDFGANLEFVSDRSTEGNQFVKGFGGIGGILRYKVNFEQLADLSDDDEYYDD, from the exons ATGTCCGACGCGCAAGCGAACGAGGCCGAGAGGAAC ATTGAGATCTGgaagatcaagaagctcatcaagcgTCTTGAAGCTGCTAGAGGCAATGGAACCTCCATGATTTCCCTCATCATTC CTCCAAAGGATCAGGTCTCCCGTgcagccaagatgttggctgAAGAATAC GGTACTGCATCCAACATCAAGTCGCGAGTTAACCGACAGTCCGTCTTGTCCGCCATTACCTCGACTCAGAATCGTTTGAAGCTCTACAACAAAGTCCCACCAAATGGCTTGGTTATTTACTGTGGTGAAATTTTGACCCAGGAAGGAAAGGAGCGAAAGGTCAACATTGACTTTGAGCCTTTCAAGCCCATCAACACTTCACTGTATCTTTGCGACAACAAGTTCCATACCGAGGCCCTTGCTGAGCTGCTCGAGTCTGATCAAAAGTTCggtttcatcatcatggatgGTAATGGTGCTCTCTTTGGCACTCTGAGCGGAAACACCCGCGACATTGTCCACAAGTTCTCTGTCGATCTGCCCAAGAAGCACGGACGTGGTGGTCAGTCTGCTCTGCGTTTCGCCCGTCTTCGTGAGGAGAAGCGTCACAACTATGTCCGCAAGGTTGCTGAACTCGCCGTGCAAAACTTCATTACCAACGACAAGGTCAACGTTGCCGGCATTGTTCTCGCTGGTTCTGCCGATTTCAAGAATGACCTCAATGCCTCCGACATGTTCGACAACCGTCTCCAGACCAAGGTTATcaaggttgttgatgtcTCGTATGGTGGTGAAAACGGTTTCAACCAGGCCATCGAGCTGTCTTCCGAGACCCTtggaaatgtcaagtttaTCCAGGAGAAGAAACTCATTGGCAAATACTTTGAAGAAATTAGCCAGGACACTGGCAAGGTTTGCTACGGTATCGACGACACTCTCAAGGCTTTGGAGCTTGGTGCCATTGAAACGCTCATCATTTTTGAAAATTTGGAAATTACCCGTTGGGTCTTGAAGGATAGCAATGGTGAAGAGGTGATCCTGCACTTTTCAAAGCAGCAGGAACAGGCCAACCGAGACAAGTTCCTGGATTCTGCCACTGGTCAAGAGAAGGAAATCGTCTCCCAGGAGTCGTTCCTGGAGTGGATCGCTGAGCACTACAAGGACTTTGGTGCCAACCTGGAGTTTGTGTCGGATCGCTCAACTGAGGGCAACCAGTTTGTCAAGggctttggtggcattggcggtATTCTCCGCTACAAGGTCAACTTTGAGCAGTTGGCTGATCTtagtgacgatgatgaataTTATGACGATTGA
- a CDS encoding transcription factor SipA3 (similar to Neosartorya fischeri NRRL 181 XP_001265127.1): protein MPPAEPVSTTGPPRPMDRGVPVGLNEAALDSPTFRATANHFSDQIEAVEKWLNGYVNSTSKFAHEIQGLEDTINAYLTKTMPSAADGIIENDYTFLALKRVGDGQRECWQQILSSIKRMDTAVIEPVRSFLSGDMRNFKEIRRILEQSQRAYDSTLARYVGQSKTKEPSALREDAFSVYENRKAYIQASLDYCQLAPQLRLATDKLLVKVCSEIWKDLQRSRDAVINATRWTREMDRVRGWAKEMETSEGVFRTELQAARRELGETTLEGFKPSRELEDYSASTVPFLGSRGPLNLRPKDGTAVISEKQGWLFLRTVSGKPVRYNWTRRWYYCRDGVFGWLVPGPQGVLQGDEIGVLLCNAKPAVGEERRFCFEVKTKNQTMMLQAENQRELMEWLEVFEVTKKKAFETSMGNDNSSVAGGTDPAFSIHPPSAPEFSAKAVDNPAALAEDAPGPGFERSATLYVPGQDAQVGARHSVDVNNASLGRRSFSALGRDLAREDDESRREHAARIIQKLDLHRKSTFGAAGDPGPVSPGMPNSGIASLISASHNLLPAHPGTQVSGNTPKQPSGFLPSLDTPPGSLAPLTLAKPPATTSLSRAAVLLTAEKPSVANSRRLPTSIVANYWGTNVWATINTPEQPVLPRFDDDDPIGVVVSQGSQTSLPGIGKDGRADRPLPRNYPTELRAQNAQFRLLFPNAPTGENLVLVFRAAWSSSRARDSPSDTLAGDGRIYVTPDNMYFYSQQMGLVTAYSISLDIITEVTTAAGRDCDFIFLHLGQDTNETGYTRITIKVFLDDLHLLHTRLNLLVDNLQAEEPMNTEDIISALINVEKEEFDRPSPGAESWEDASPNSPIDASSGSGLLLSGSRNDYGSHLHPSRSPHRHPGKLHLPSHPVVYEPESMTQMAAERHFEISAKACFHVLFGDKSFVFPKLYFEHRAQQIAQGPWALVDQGQMRRDFQFKVDYVDMLGRKKSENVNDYQTIDVYSDHVTYVVTHIKTAWHLPHSGSFKLVTKIVITHVAKSKCKLAAYVKIDWSKTPALSKNLVERQALHDAINDAEEMAELATDQVRKLGPRSRTNRAIQVYGHVGQQTQVVVFSPAAAESSKKQAIKPRTLTAMLFETARSFGESAVSSLIMWAFAGVKKLFGIITAHRIIILLLGLSTLTNVLLTSTESSTWWKERSAAAFMRRVGVGPNSMMSKAIYFADLDEATGAHGHELQFPKNSTCFNTYKSLMDTSEIDIPWDEAGATLSSPSSRASARRLRRTRQRLGSYRHDLMVAMRVVNSIEREMLQSEWENWLINEKSLCDDLELMLQDDGQGKSGAGDSSKQKIMGSLTGRGKEALKEWRDGYCGSCRRDFEGVIKERMVTGM, encoded by the coding sequence ATGCCTCCCGCCGAGCCCGTGTCAACGACCGGTCCGCCACGGCCAATGGATCGTGGTGTGCCGGTCGGATTGAATGAAGCTGCCCTCGACTCGCCGACGTTCCGAGCGACCGCCAACCACTTTTCCGATCAAATAGAGGCTGTTGAGAAATGGCTCAACGGCTACGTGAATTCGACGTCTAAATTCGCCCACGAGATCCAGGGGCTTGAAGATACCATCAATGCATACCTTACCAAGACAATGCCGTCCGCCGCCGATGGGATTATCGAAAATGACTACACCTTTCTGGCCTTGAAACGAGTTGGAGATGGCCAACGCGAGTGCTGGCAGCAAATACTGAGCAGCATCAAGCGAATGGATACCGCTGTCATCGAGCCCGTCCGGAGCTTCCTTAGCGGCGACATGCGAAACTTCAAGGAGATACGGAGGATCCTGGAGCAATCGCAAAGGGCTTACGATTCGACTCTTGCACGATACGTAGGACAATCGAAGACAAAGGAGCCGTCGGCTCTTCGCGAAGATGCCTTCTCCGTGTATGAAAACCGGAAGGCATATATCCAAGCCTCGCTGGATTACTGTCAGCTTGCGCCGCAACTGCGACTCGCTACAGATAAGCTTCTGGTCAAGGTGTGCAGCGAGATATGGAAAGATTTGCAGCGGTCGAGGGATGCTGTGATAAATGCCACCAGATGGACCCGGGAAATGGACCGTGTGCGAGGATGGGCCAAAGAGATGGAGACTTCAGAGGGCGTCTTCAGAACTGAGCTGCAGGCCGCAAGACGAGAACTGGGAGAGACTACTCTTGAGGGGTTCAAACCTTCTAGGGAGCTCGAGGACTACAGCGCATCGACGGTGCCCTTTCTAGGCTCACGGGGACCGCTCAATTTACGACCCAAGGATGGCACGGCCGTCATTTCGGAGAAACAGGGCTGGCTCTTTCTACGGACAGTGTCTGGCAAACCCGTTAGATATAACTGGACCCGGAGATGGTATTACTGCCgtgatggcgtctttggtTGGCTTGTACCCGGACCGCAAGGAGTTCTCCAAGGCGACGAGATTGGTGTTTTACTCTGCAACGCGAAACCTGCAGTAGGCGAAGAACGACGATTTTGCTTTGAAGTCAAGACCAAAAATCAAACCATGATGTTACAGGCTGAGAACCAGAGAGAGCTAATGGAGTGGCTCGAGGTATTTGAAgtgaccaagaagaaggctttCGAGACCAGTATGGGGAATGATAACAGCTCTGTTGCGGGCGGCACTGACCCAGCATTTTCGATACATCCCCCGAGTGCACCGGAATTCTCTGCCAAAGCCGTTGACAACCCTGCTGCTCTCGCCGAGGATGCTCCCGGCCCAGGCTTTGAGCGAAGCGCCACTCTCTATGTCCCCGGACAGGACGCACAAGTCGGAGCCAGACACAGTGTCGACGTTAACAATGCAAGCCTGGGTCGCCGATCTTTTAGTGCCCTGGGACGAGACCTGGCGCGAGAAGACGATGAAAGCAGACGAGAACATGCGGCAAGAATCATTCAGAAGCTGGATCTACACCGGAAATCGACTTTCGGAGCTGCTGGTGATCCGGGTCCGGTGAGCCCAGGCATGCCCAACAGTGGCATTGCCAGTCTTATATCTGCCAGCCACAACTTGCTGCCGGCCCATCCGGGGACGCAGGTGTCTGGGAATACACCCAAACAACCTTCTGGCTTCCTGCCTTCCCTGGACACGCCGCCTGGTTCCCTTGCGCCTCTGACTTTGGCCAAGCCGCCGGCCACGACGAGTCTCAGTCGAGCTGCTGTGCTTTTGACAGCCGAGAAGCCGTCCGTAGCCAACAGCAGAAGGTTACCAACCTCAATCGTTGCAAACTACTGGGGTACCAACGTGTGGGCTACTATCAACACCCCCGAGCAACCAGTTCTGCCAAGatttgacgacgacgatcCCATCGGGGTGGTTGTGTCGCAGGGCTCACAGACTAGTCTCCCTGGCATTGGCAAAGATGGTCGTGCCGACCGCCCTCTACCTCGCAATTATCCCACGGAGCTGAGAGCTCAGAACGCACAGTTCCGTCTCTTGTTCCCTAATGCTCCCACGGGAGAGAATCTTGTTTTGGTCTTTCGTGCGGCGTGGTCTAGTTCAAGAGCACGCGACTCACCAAGTGATACACTTGCCGGAGACGGCAGAATTTATGTTACTCCAGATAACATGTACTTTTACAGTCAACAAATGGGCTTGGTTACGGCGTACAGCATCAGCCTTGACATCATTACGGAGGTGACGACTGCCGCTGGAAGGGACTGTGACTTTATTTTCCTGCACCTTGGCCAGGACACAAACGAAACGGGCTATACGCGTATCACCATTAAAGTATTCCTGGACGACCTCCACCTGCTTCATACCCGTCTCAACCTTTTGGTCGACAACTTGCAAGCGGAGGAGCCCATGAATACAGAGGACATTATCTCTGCGCTGATAAATGTGGAAAAGGAAGAATTCGACCGCCCGAGCCCCGGAGCGGAGAGCTGGGAAGATGCTTCGCCAAACTCGCCTATCGACGCCAGTTCGGGATCCGGACTCCTGCTATCAGGCAGCCGGAATGACTACGGATCCCATCTTCACCCGTCGAGGTCACCGCACCGGCACCCTGGAAAGCTACACCTGCCGTCGCATCCCGTGGTATACGAACCCGAGAGCATGACGCAGATGGCGGCAGAGAGGCACTTTGAAATCAGTGCCAAGGCTTGCTTCCACGTGCTTTTCGGTGACAAGAGCTTCGTCTTTCCAAAGCTCTACTTTGAGCATCGAGCCCAGCAGATTGCGCAAGGTCCCTGGGCGCTAGTTGACCAGGGCCAGATGCGACGAGACTTTCAGTTCAAGGTGGACTATGTCGACATGCTTGGTCGCAAGAAGTCCGAAAATGTCAATGATTACCAGACTATCGATGTGTACAGTGATCATGTCACATACGTAGTGACGCACATCAAAACGGCGTGGCACCTCCCTCATTCTGGCAGCTTCAAGCTCGTCACCAAGATTGTCATCACGCACGTGGCCAAATCCAAGTGCAAGCTTGCCGCCTACGTCAAAATAGACTGgtccaaaacaccagcacTCTCGAAAAATTTGGTGGAACGACAGGCACTTCACGACGCCATTAATGACGCAGAAGAAATGGCGGAGCTGGCAACCGATCAAGTTCGCAAACTGGGACCACGCAGCCGAACAAACAGGGCCATCCAAGTTTACGGCCACGTTGGCCAGCAGACTCAGGTGGTAGTCTTCTCACCTGCCGCCGCGGAATCGAGCAAGAAGCAGGCAATCAAGCCACGAACCCTGACAGCTATGCTCTTTGAGACGGCCAGATCGTTCGGCGAGAGTGCCGTCTCGTCCCTGATAATGTGGGCGTTTGCCGGTGTCAAGAAACTATTTGGCATCATTACAGCCCACCGCATCATCATTCTCCTGTTGGGCTTGAGTACCTTGACAAACGTCCTGTTGACTTCTACAGAGTCGTCTACCTGGTGGAAAGAGCGGAGTGCGGCAGCCTTTATGCGACGAGTCGGCGTGGGTCCCAACTCGATGATGAGCAAGGCAATCTACTTTGCCGACTTGGACGAGGCGACTGGTGCACATGGCCATGAGCTACAGTTTCCAAAGAATAGCACGTGCTTCAACACGTACAAGAGCCTCATGGACACGTCCGAAATTGACATTCCGTGGGATGAGGCCGGGGCTACATTGTCATCCCCGTCAAGTCGAGCCAGCGCGCGGAGACTCCGGCGAACAAGACAGCGCCTGGGGTCCTATCGACACGACCTCATGGTGGCTATGCGTGTAGTCAACAGCATCGAGAGGGAGATGCTGCAGTCTGAATGGGAGAATTGGCTAATCAACGAAAAGTCGTTGTGTGATGACCTGGAGCTGATGCTGCAGGACGATGGCCAGGGTAAATCAGGGGCGGGCGACTCGTCGAAACAAAAGATCATGGGATCCTTGACGGGAAGAGGCAAGGAGGCGTTGAAAGAATGGAGAGATGGGTATTGCGGCAGCTGTCGACGGGATTTCGAGGGCGTCATCAAGGAGAGAATGGTGACGGGCATGTAA
- a CDS encoding START-like domain-containing protein (similar to Metarhizium robertsii ARSEF 23 XP_007821981.1) → MASHHEPLRALAPINWHDVPQDTFKTFLNDTFKEAQIVIDSIPSSATAPVKPPPTGRARAQTDSALVYTDVQRSLSLHQSPAAAATSAQLRKDWKEVKTNPKDNPLAINVYKLPGKDGKGAWFARRSVHEGLSFEQWKAGLEREFAESMKVQGSPGSGNIRGIGADRNVEHHVVDDAGHVDVFQLSAQFPGPTAPRDFITLLLTSDFSHLKSDQPQQLPLRQYMVVSKPCVHPECPPRQGIIRGQYESVEIIREIPIDSETSTNKRSLSSADLLADEGRKSISANRSGDDPDTPRAIEWLMVTRSDPGGSVPRFLIEKGTPPGIIGDAGKFLDWVASTTSKVGTFRSLEDKQKPSADNKSNTNGSANRNIPSVTINDKAPASQNESFDQQQDSQYPESGYSDWIPSSTGLYGIITGAFGVAGSIASGLRSQFSNPLSFNSSQDSLADSQPIPEEHDDNASQSDASSIRSFTSALEKYRTGERQADSITGSNSEESRSLRPQPAEKDLQKLVDRRQKLERSFTEFQERMATRRVGDKEKDAASQAKLREKHEKEMAKQEAKYKREMRKLEEKREQEERKAEARRKKAAERQEKSSLTLELEKVRAERDVALKQMELLRSQVGELQAQNTMLVAKLGRMGALNREDSSSSKTNSIRSVKS, encoded by the exons ATGGCTAGTCATCATGAGCCGCTCAGGGCTTTAGCCCCCATCAATTGGCACGACGTGCCGCAGGATACATTCAAGACGTTCCTAAACGACACCTTTAAAGAAGCTCAAATCGTCATAGACTCCATCCCGTCCTCTGCTACCGCCCCCGTGAAACCGCCCCCTACAGGACGAGCTCGAGCACAAACCGATTCAGCTCTGGTATACACAGACGTGCAAAGGTCTCTATCATTGCATCAGTCCCCCGCTGCCGCCGCTACATCTGCCCAGCTACGAAAGGACTGGAAAGAGGTCAAAACGAACCCCAAGGATAATCCTCTGGCCATCAATGTCTACAAGCTGCCAGGAAAAGATGGCAAGGGCGCGTGGTTTGCTAGGCGCAGTGTCCACGAGGGCTTGTCATTTGAGCAGTGGAAAGCTGGGCTCGAGAGAGAGTTTGCAGAGTCCATGAAGGTGCAGGGATCGCCGGGCAGCGGCAACATTCGCGGCATTGGAGCCGATAGGAATGTTGAGCATCATGTCGTTGACGATGCGGGGCACGTTGATG TCTTTCAACTTTCGGCACAGTTCCCCGGACCTACGGCCCCGCGAGACTTCATCACACTTCTACTCACGTCCGACTTTTCCCATCTCAAGTCTGATCAGCCGCAGCAACTACCTTTGCGACAGTACATGGTGGTGTCGAAGCCTTGCGTTCACCCCGAATGTCCCCCTCGCCAGGGCATAATTCGAGGACAGTACGAGTCGGTAGAAATCATTCGAGAGATACCCATTGACAGTGAAACCTCCACAAACAAAAGATCCCTCTCTTCTGCGGATTTATTGGCGGACGAGGGCCGCAAGTCCATCTCGGCCAATCGATCCGGCGACGACCCTGATACCCCTCGAGCTATTGAGTGGTTGATGGTAACTAGGAGTGATCCGGGTGGTAGCGTTCCGCGTTTCCTCATCGAGAAGGGAACACCTCCGGGCAtcattggtgatgctggaAAGTTTCTAGACTGGGTTGCGTCGACAACTTCCAAGGTCGGAACTTTTCGCTCTCTGGAAGACAAGCAAAAACCGAGTGCGGACAACAAGAGCAATACCAATGGCAGCGCAAATCGAAATATCCCTTCCGTCACAATCAACGACAAAGCCCCGGCCTCACAAAACGAATCATTCGACCAACAACAGGACAGCCAATATCCCGAATCAGGATATAGCGATTGGATACCGAGCAGCACTGGCTTGTATGGCATCATTACCGGAGCCTTCGGCGTGGCAGGCTCCATTGCCAGCGGCCTACGTTCACAGTTCAGCAACCCCCTCAGCTTCAACAGCAGCCAGGACAGCTTAGCAGACAGTCAGCCCATACCAGAAGAACATGACGATAACGCATCACAGAGCGACGCATCATCTATCCGCAGCTTCACGTCAGCCCTGGAGAAGTATCGGACCGGCGAACGACAAGCCGATAGCATAACAGGCAGCAATTCCGAGGAGTCCAGGTCACTGCGCCCTCAACCAGCGGAAAAAGATCTCCAGAAACTGGTCGACCGACGCCAAAAGCTGGAAAGGAGCTTCACCGAATTCCAGGAGCGCATGGCCACAAGACGTGTGggcgacaaggagaaggacgcCGCGTCGCAAGCTAAATTGCGGGAGAAGCACGAAaaggaaatggccaagcAAGAAGCCAAATATAAGCGCGAGATGCGAAAACTCGAGGAGAAGCGTGAGCAAGAGGAGCGCAAAGCAGAAGcacggaggaagaaggctgctgagaGGCAAGAAAAGTCTAGTCTGACGTTGGAGCTGGAAAAGGTCAGGGCAGAGAGGGACGTGGCCCTGAAGCAGATGGAGTTGCTGCGCAGTCAAGTTGGTGAATTGCAAGCGCAGAATACGATGCTTGTCGCCAAGTTGGGGCGGATGGGGGCGTTGAACAGGGAGGAttcgtcgtcttccaagACGAACTCTATCAGGTCTGTAAAGTCTTGA